Proteins from a single region of Octopus bimaculoides isolate UCB-OBI-ISO-001 chromosome 11, ASM119413v2, whole genome shotgun sequence:
- the LOC106877903 gene encoding uncharacterized protein LOC106877903, which yields MSIRIHLSTSSFITIFFIYAPILDAEDNIKEEFYHQLDQQLTAVPSSDKILLLGDFNARVGKDHQLWKKVVGKDGVGNSNANGLLLGLCSEHQLDVTNSFFRQRNRFKTTWQHPRSKHWHLLDYAITRQCDLKDVLITRSMLSADDCWTDHRLVVTRIRWTLKKKTFPPRSNSPSRRKYDTTALRDLQKVRLFQESVEKQLNENPPCDSSDPNAEWTTLKNIITKSARKNIGFQKRSRADWFDSNSLEISTLVDGKRLALIEYLNNPSCSTKLARFKEAKSLCQRRIREIENQWWQAKAVQLQSFADSRDMRNFFAGTKEIYGPQRSSTSQLKTADNSTVITEKDGVLHCWKEHFEALLNRPSTASEDPPKNIPQHPIRPELSRSPSHIEFMTAFNQMKLNKAPGPDNIPFELLKAGKIIARILLQRLQVVAESVFPESQCGFRRTSGTIDMIFCARQIQENSREQQKPVFFIFYDLEKAFDSIPREVMWDILHRYGFPGGFISLIKGFHDEIEGKSPLSD from the exons ATGTCCATCCGAATTCACCTCTCAACATCTTCTTTCATCACCATCTTTTTCATCTACGCTCCAATATTGGATGCTGAGGACAATATAAAGGAAGAGTTCTACCATCAACTCGACCAACAACTCACAGCTGTCCCCAGTTCAGATAAAATCCTCCTATTGGGTGACTTCAATGCAAGGGTTGGCAAAGACCATCAACTTTGGAAGAAGGTTGTCGGGAAAGACGGAGTCGGGAACTCCAATGCAAATGGACTTCTTCTTGGACTGTGCTCTGAACACCAACTTGATGTGACAAACTCCTTCTTCAGGCAACGGAACCGCTTCAAGACCACATGGCAACATCCCAGATCCAAGCATTGGCACCTCCTAGACTATGCCATCACAAGACAATGTGATCTCAAAGATGTTCTGATCACTCGTTCTATGCTGTCTGCTGACGACTGTTGGACCGACCACCGTCTGGTTGTCACGCGGATAAGATGGACTCTGAAGAAGAAGACATTCCCCCCAAGATCAAATTCACCTTCCCGGAGGAAGTACGACACCACTGCCCTCCGAGACCTCCAGAAGGTCCGTCTATTTCAAGAGTCTGTCGAAAAGCAGTTAAATGAAAACCCCCCGTGTGACAGCTCTGATCCCAACGCAGAGTGGACCACACTTAAGAACATCATCACCAAATCTGCGAGAAAAAACATCGGTTTCCAAAAGCGATCCCGTGCAGACTGGTTCGACTCAAACAGTCTTGAAATCTCCACCCTGGTTGATGGCAAGCGATTGGCACTCATTGAATATCTGAACAACCCCTCATGTTCCACGAAACTCGCCAGATTCAAGGAAGCCAAATCACTCTGCCAAAGAAGGATTCGCGAGATCGAGAATCAATGGTGGCAAGCCAAAGCTGTCCAACTCCAATCCTTTGCTGACAGCCGTGACATGAGAAACTTTTTTGCTGGAACCAAGGAAATCTACGGTCCCCAAAGATCATCAACATCCCAGCTGAAAACAGCAGACAACTCAACTGTCATCACCGAGAAGGATGGGGTTCTTCATTGCTGGAAAGAACACTTCGAAGCCTTGCTGAATCGCCCGTCCACTGCTTCTGAAGACCCGCCGAAGAACATTCCTCAACACCCTATCAGACCGGAACTGTCACGTTCCCCTTCCCATATCGAATTCATGACCGCTTTCAATCAAATGAAACTTAACAAAGCTCCCGGACCCGACAACATTCCCTTTGAACTCCTCAAAGCGG GTAAGATCATCGCTCGAATCTTGTTACAACGTCTCCAAGTGGTAGCTGAGTCAGTTTTTCCTGAGTCACAGTGTGGTTTCAGAAGGACAAGTGGTACCATCGACATGATCTTTTGTGCACGTCAGATCCAGGAGAATAGCCGGGAGCAACAGAAACCTGTCTTTTTCATCTTCTACGACTTGGAAAAAGCTTTCGACAGTATCCCAAGAGAGGTCATGTGGGATATCCTGCATCGTTACGGTTTTCCTGGAGGCTTCATTTCTCTGATCAAGGGTTTCCATGATGAAATAGAGGGGAAGAGTCCTTTATCAGACTGA